AACATTTCTGACTCACTTAGCCACACTtggtaacaaattttaaaatgaagttgaaAAAGAAGGATATTTAGAGATTGGTATCTGTGCTGATAGATTAATGGAAAACTTATTTGTTAAAAGGTCAGGAAATTATACATATttacttccctcatagctcaattggtaaagaatctgcctgcaatgcaggagatcctggttcaattcctgggttgggaagatccactggagaagggataggttatccactccagtattcttgggtttcccttgtggctcaggtggtaaagaacccacctggatcaggaagacccctagagaagggaaaggctacccactccagtattctagcctggagaatcccatgaactgtatagtccatggggtcacaaagagtcagacacgactgagcaactttcactttcacattcacactggaaaaaatggaggaaaaaccTGCCCTTCAAGTAATTCAGTAGAAACACTTATTTAGATAAAGTGTTCATTAAATATGACAAGTTATTTGTGAGAACATAAATGCCCATTGATTAATAACTGGCATTTATTGACaaatcaatatattttatgtttccttCCAACTATTTAGATGGATTTTGTCATTAATAATCAAAGTCACATGGTAATTAGTTTCTATCTATGAATATTgctttagaaataaagaaattgatACAATTCAAAGTTTTATAACTGGGTGCAGAGAAGGCAAACGTTAAGTTGTAGCATCCAGATTTTAAACTCTCTTGGCTGACCGCAGATCTTGGGCAATTAACTGCCATGACCAATGGCTATTATAATCATTGAATTGAAGATTTAGgactttaagaagaaattaagaaggaaGCCCTTTAAGGCTCATTATAAAGAATATCTATTTGACATTTGGAGCTGTCCTGAAATATGGCATGCTATCTCAGAAACAAGCAGTCCTCTATATTCACGAGGACTTGAGACAGAAGGGTGGGTGAATGTCAGAGAGCTCATAGAGGAAAGATTCCTGAGATTGTAGAAAGTGTGGAATTAGAGCCCTGAATTCCTTAAATCTTTTACATCTTGAAATTTAGCTGATTCAAAATTGGGGTTGTAACACTAATAATTCATGTTTTATGCtgtaaacatgctgctgctgctaagtcgcttcagtcgtgtccgactctgtgctaccccatagacagcagcccagcaggctcccccatccctgggattctccaggcaagaacactggagtgggttgccatttccttgtccaaggcatgaaagtgaaaagtgaaagtgaagtcgctcagtcaatcCAGGTAATTTTACCCTGGCTTATGAATTTCAAGAGCTTAAGATACCTTTCCTCAGTCTTCTAAATCTGTTTACATTTGTATACAGAGTTCCTTTCAGCTTTTCTTTTGTCATCCATAGCTGAATTTCTCAAGGAAAAAGCTCCTTTAGCCTCATCTCtccttaatttctgctgcatAAAGTCAATGAGTCTCACAGATTTTTATTCCTTGTTATTCTTTTGGTATACCATAATAGTTCATAATGTAATGTATGGGCTCTCATTAGTATCATTCTGACTGGGTCTCTTTACACTTAGCTGCCATATCTTACAAGCCATTCATCAAACTGCCAACAGAGGGAATTCTTCACCTTGCAAAAAAAGTGTCCTTCCaccaaaaatataaaaccatTTGGTTTAAAACACTTTACATTtgatattatttccttttattagcCATCATTTCTGCTTATGAAATGatttatatgtgaaaaatatttgtaTGGAGACAATGTCACCATAtctcacatgaaagtgaaagtaaagtcgctcagtcgtgtccgactcttagtgaccccatggactgtagcccaccaagctcctctgtccatgggattctccaggcaagaatactggattgggttgtcctttccttctccaggggatctttccaaccgagatcgaacccaggtctcccgcattgcaggcagacgctttaacaaCCAGGAAGCCCTTGTGATTTTtgtacaaattattttcttttaccaTGCCTGTCTAAGTCTCTTTTATCTAGTAATTTCTACTGAAAAATTATTCCCCTTCATAGGCAATTTATTCTGCCCATTTTGATTAAAAGAACATAATCATTCATTCTTATTAATTTAAAAGTGCTTTTTCTGTATAACTGTATAATAATGTTTAGCAACCAGGGTGATGTGCTTTTCCCTACACATCTATGGGCTATTTGGTGACATCTAAATACCTTTTGAGTGCCAAGATGAGCGAGAGCTACTGAAATCTAATGTGTACAAAATAAGGATGTTGTAAACCTCTACAAATGCAGAGAATTACCccaaaacaaaaatttatctGACCTATACCTTGGTGGCCccccggtagctcagtggtaaggactctgcctgcaatgtaggagtcctaggttcaacccctgggtcaggaagatccggtccactggagaaggaaatggcaacccactccagtatttttccctgggaaatcctgtggacagaggagcatagtgggCCATAGTCTACCAGGTCACAAGGAGTCacacactacttagcaactaaacatcaacATATCTTGGTAACTGTACCATGCTTAGGAAACAGTGCCCAGAAAATTGTCATTAGGACTCATGAAGTTAGAATCAATGAAAAAATTAATCTAAGAAgcaagtttaaaattttatttgggcCAAATTGAAGATTATAATCCAGGAACAACATCTCAGAAAAATCTGTGGACTGTTCCCTCTATTTGAAATGAAAGCACAGTTATATAAATTTTAGGGCAAAGAAAGTTGTACTTTGAATGATGTATTATTGATGTTTTATATAATCCAGATCTCCAAGAACAACGTGGTGGGTCATTGCAACCCCTTATAAGATTAAGAAGGAATGTTACCTTTTAAGGAGTTGTGGTGTCAGGAGAATATTTTACTTTCTAATGAAGCAGGTATTTCTGTCCTTGGGCTAGTTTGGTCTGATGCTTAAGACAGATAAACAATGCAATCTAGGGGGAGAGAAGAGGTCAAAGGCggagaaaataatttcatgtttaaattatttgtcttctccataaaataagaattttctttctcagtaGGAATGTAAAACTATCATCTGGAAAGGTACATTTTTCATAAGAGATATTGTCTTTTAGATTGAAGGCacacttttctatttctgtatctgCTCATTTGTTTACTGCTCTCTTCTCTTTTGCTCACTTTCCTTTCTGCAATTATTCACAATATTAACTTACCTATAGCTATGGCTTCCATGTTTTATGGATTCTCTGGGTCAAGTATTCCTTATACAGCCATGTTAAATTGCTCAAATATTCTGGATAAAGAGAGTAGCCTGTATTTTTGAGTCAAACCATAGAGATTGTTAGCAAGTATATGGATACCATGATGTTCCAAATGGGGTCCTATGCCAGACAAGTAGCATCTAACAAACATGTACTATAATGTATATAGTAAAACTATTTAGTAAATTAAGAAGCTAACCTAAGAGTTGTTCTCTTTCAGATCCTGAGAGGAACAATCTCACTgaaattttttgtgtattttaatacAATCCATCCTGATTTAGCTGTCTGAATGTATCtcctaatatttactgaattataGCTGTAAAATTTCAGAAGACACaaattacttttttgttttaccTAGATCAGTATCCCATATAATTTAGAACAAAGTACATTTacttatgggtttccctggtgtctcactgGCAAAGAATATGCctctcagtgcaggagatgagggttcgattcctgggttggaagatcccctgaaggaggaaatggcaacccactccatggcaacttccctgggaaatcccatggacagaggagggctacagttcatggggtagcaaaagagtcagtcatgacttagcgactgaacaacaacaaatatttatttataaattaacaaGTCTTAGTTtttcatttgagaaggaaatggcaacccagtccagtattcttgcctggagaattgcagggatgggggagcctggtgggctgcagtctgtacggtcgcagagtcggacacgactgaagcgacttagcagcagcagcttttcattaataaaatagGATAATGGTGCCAATATAATAGtcagaggaaaattaaaaatttacaaacttaaaaagataatataataCTTATTTAACAATGTTTGACACTACTTTTTGAGTTTCAAGCACTCAGCACAATGTAAGTACTTCATAGTTATATGATAAATACATTGATATTTGTTCTATAGCTGGTGTAAATAATGCTTTGATTATAGTGGATGCTtaattaatatgtatttaataaaatCATTAGGAAATAAACTTCTCAAATGTTAATTTCTGAtttgaaaaacatctgctttggtATATTGTGTATTCGCTCCAAGAAGAATTCCTAAACATGAGTGTCCAAAAGGAAAGCCTTGTTCATAGAGGAATAAGTTTTAAGAAAAGTAAGCAACAAATGCTCTTGCAATTGACCTCAGGTGGGATAGATATATCTTTTTGTCTGTGAGAGAATCTAAGCTTATCAGGGGAGATAACTTGAAGGATGATGGAGAGAATATGAGCAGAGATTTTTCTTATTCCAAATCTGTTGTTTTAGGACTTTCTCATagtctttgttttatatttgctttaaTGGTTCCAAAAAGGAGTTTTACAATTagtcaaaaaatatttactaattagtaaattaatattttgcttttcctggggttaaacacacacatatccgTATACATGTATTCACAGAAGAAATAGTAGGGAATTGTCAGCCTGGAAAAACCCCAAAGAGTTTGGAAAATGATAAGACAAAGTCACTTATAGGAGGTCCTGAAAGCAAATAGTGGTATGAATGAAGTATCTACTGAAGGGCAGAGACAAATAAGGAGCTGACTCTGGTTCTATGAAATACAATtgtgtaaaagaaaaatgttaactatAGAAATTGTATTTTGAGTGGCTATTAGATGCATAAGGCTCTAAGTAAAGGAAACATTACATTTAACACAAGTTCTTATATTATtgcaaataattaagaaaaaatagctTTTCAGACCTAATGGTTATTTGTAAAGAGGGAGAAGAACAGAAGACTTAGATTGACACTTGAAATTGAATACAAGTGATATGTACATAGCAGGGCATAGAACAAATCTTAAAGGAACTCCTAAGGATATGGGGATAACATCCATGACTTTTAAAAGTAATGGATTTATTTCCTGAGAGCTTAAGTGGAGGACGGTAAAGATGTGGGGCTCATTTTTGGGAAAACACTGAAAGTTTGAATAATTAGTTTAAAGCACTTGGAGAGAATGTATTTCTGAGGGATCTGGCCAAGAAGAAAccaatttaagagaaaaaagaaaaaaaaaaaaaaaaaaaaacagtgagctgcaaaactgaaaaatattctaaTCAAACTTGCTTTCTGATTATGACCAAACAGAAAGATTTACCACTACTATAGATCCTTCATGCCAGATCTAGGTACAGTCTAATCTTCAAATTCATTACTTTGAATTAGATGAAAATTTCCCTCAATTCCAATTGGTAGgtgaccaaaaaagaaagaaagcactgATGATTAGCACTCACAAAAGCACAAGCTAAGGGGAATTTCTTTCAGTAGTCATGGACCAGAAAGAAGCCATACAGTATGTCCACTTAATTtttctcactgaaaaaaaaaaaaaaaaaggacatgcaGAAACATAGAATCTGATGATTGGTTACTTAAAGACATtgagaaaagagatggaaaattagAGATCAGTCATTGGGCAGAGAAAGTAAGATGGTATCCTCCTAGTCTAACTAAAGTATATTTTGCTGAAATAActcattctaatttttaattttgcagtTTTAACAGGAGTTAAAAGATGACATAGAAGTAGCACTTCTTGATACTACTACTCAGATCACCATGCTCAGACCCAATGGCTCAGTCTTCACGCCCTCGGTACTAACACTCATCGGGATTCCTGGCCTGGAGTCAGTGCAGTGTTGGATCGGGATTCCATTCTGTTTCATGTACCTTATGGCAGTGATTGGGAATACATTAATTTTAGTGATAATCAAATATGAAAACAGCCTTTATAGTCCAATGTACATTTTTCTGGCCATGTTGGGGGCCACAGACATTGCACTTAGCATGTGTATTCTTCCCAAAATGTTAGGCATCTTTTGGTTTCATTTGACAGAGATTTCCTTTGATGCCTGTCTTCTACAAATGTGGCTTATTCACACATTCAAGGCAACCGAATCAGGTGTTTTACTGGCCATGGCCCTAgatcgctatgtggccatctgtaaccCCTTGAGACATGCCAGCATCTTCTCCCAAAAACTCTTGACTCACATTGGAATCGGTGTGATACTCAGGGCTGTCATTCTTGTAGCACCATGCATAGTGCTTATCAAATATCGTCTTAAATTCTACCGAACCACAGTCATCTCCCACTCTTACTGTGAGCACATGGCCATTGTGAAACTGGCTACTGAAGATGTACGGATCAACAAGATATTAGGTCTGTTTGTTGCCTTCACTATCTTAGGATTTGACATCAGCTTTATCACTTTGTCCTATGTTCAGATCTTTGTCACTGTCTTTCAACTGCCCCAGAAGGAAGCAAGATTGAAAGCCTTTAATACATGCATCGCTCATATTTGTGTCTTCCTGCAGTTCTATCTCCTtggcttcttctctttcttcacacACAGGTTTGGTTCTCACATACCACCATATGTTCATATCCTTTTATCCAGCCTTTACCTTTTTGTTCCACCTTTTCTCAACCCAATCGTCTATGGAGTGAAGACCAAACAAATTTGTGACCATGTCCTGAAAATGATCTTCTCCAAAAGACATCCTGATCATTAGTGGCTCCTTCTGTAGAGATTTTAGGTTAGTTTAAAGTAGCAACTTTAATATGGTGAAAAGTTACATCATGAACGATCTGAAAACAATCTTTAAAGCTCAAATGCTGATAATTTAACAAACCCTCAAATACTTAAAAACTTTGGTTTGCTCTTCACATAAAGAACAAGCTCCCTTATGCTGAGATTTCAAATTGTTTCTTTTACTCTTGTTTGGTCCTGTTTATTTAAACCTAGAATGTCCCTTCTAGTAGCACATATTGACAGCAAAATTGAAGAAAAGAGCACTTCATTTCCAGTAATTTTGAAGCACCATGAACTATATCAATATTTTCAGGCTGCTAAACCAATTCAAAACTATAATTCTAGCTATGTTTCACTTTCTAATATTTGTTTATGAatctatattttgattttttgaaaacacttatctatttttttcaatttctctgaATAACTGATGAATATATAAACTATGTAAAATTAGTAACATCAATATCAGAAATATAATATCTGTATGATGCTGTCCAAAGTCTATAAACACTGAGGAGTTTTCACCGGAAAGCATGCATtaaaagattcattttgatatttggcaaatctaatacagttatgtaaagtttaaaaataaaaaaaaataaaaaaataaaaaaaaaaaaaaaaaaaaaaaaaaaaaaaaaatattaataaagatgtTAAGCATGTTAAAAAATATACCTTTTTTATCCAAAAAATCCAATCAGTATCTAAATAGAAAACATCTTTtcagagagaaatattttaacGATTTTACCCAATTTGAGATTTGCTTGAAATTGGACCTTTAGTTCTAGCATTGAACACATATGCAAATACATTTTCACTGCATTTAGAAATTTCATACTGCAAGTATCTTGAGTAGAGGAACTGTGTCTAATTGGTGCTTTTATCCACAGTAAGGTAATGcttgggagaaggcgatggcatcccactccagtactcttgcctggaaaaccccatggacggaggagcctggtaagctgcaatccatggggtcgcgaagagtcggacacgagtgagcgacttcactttcacttttcactttcatgaattggagaaggaaatggcaacccactccagtgttcttgcctggagaaccccagggatgggggagcctggtgggctgccttctatggggtcacacagagtcggacacgactgaagcgatttaacagcagtagcagcaaggtaaTGCTTGAGGCGTCTTCAAACTTCAGAAAAATGACCTTGAATAATGAACAATTAAGACATTTTCTTGCTGTTGATCAATGGTATTCAAAGCCAACAAATATAGAGACTTTAGGGTAAtaagaaaactttgaaaaaaaacgTAGTAAACAGAGATATCTGAATATGTAGTTGTAAACTAACTCATggtcaaagaaagaaataaccCAACATTTCActaccagaaaaagaaagaaaaaggaatcatgTCATTTAAGAGGCAGAAGCAGataattatttttgaataaaCAATTATGTGAATAAAGCAGAATGAACTTGTGTCATAACGTACTTTTACAACTGACCTCAGATAGGTTAGATACTgagcagtatgtggaatctttggAATGTTTGctctggaccaaggattgaacccatgccccctgtattaaaaaggtagagtcttaaccactggatggccagggaagttcTGCACtgagtttttaataaaatttttataaacctGAGGTAtatgaaggaaggaaaaatacaCCAAGGAAAGTAATAAAGCAATATGTTAGTGAATCTCCGATGTACAAAAATTTCTTTAATGAGATAacaaaaacttaattttaaatctGTTACAGCATTAAATGTTTCAAAAAGCTGTGGCAACCATAGTGCATAATGAATAACTGGTGAAGACAGCCACCTCTCAAAAGAAGTAAAATAGCAAATATATGAATTCTTTCCAAGAGGTTATAGCATGTAATGTGcacaaaatgaagataaaaagttGTGATACCCCTGAATAAGAAACCAAGGCAAATGGAATGTGATGACAATAACCAATTAATTATGCAGGAATTGGGAGAACCATATTCCAAAATATAAAGTGCAAAAAATTGCCGAAGTGCATAAAGTATACTAGAAAAAGCATATACATTTGAAAAGCTCAATAAGAAAAATCAAGCTAGCTGTATCAACCAACAAAACCAAACACATTCCATATGGATCAGAATGCCTGGCTTTATTTATCTTCTGGAGTATGAGAAAAGACAAACAACATAAACCATAAAAGTACATCATCATacataaaaagtaattttcaaatgAGTTATGTAGGGTATAATATGACTGTGGGTTGACAGTCAAGTTTTTTAAGCCTATAATTAGCTAAAGAGACCAATAACAAGGTGTAATAATTGAGCAACtatttttaatctcttaaatAGAAGATTAGAAATAGGTCACTTAGTAAGAGTTGACAGTTCCGGAGAAAATACAAGCAAAGTAATTACCTTACCTTTCATAAGAATAAATAGTTAGAATTTAAACATTGATTCAGGTGATTAGAAGCAAGTAATATAACCACTAGTGcagatatattttctttgatttttgaaatataattcttatacagaaaagtgaaaataaccaATTTTGTAAAGTTCATGAAAATAACttctagatgaagaaacaatttcTCATTCCTTACAAGTCTTGTGTTGTGTTCCTTCACCATTACAGTCTCTCATTCTTCCTAAAGATAATCTCTATATTAAAAGCTAAAGTAATTATacattttttgtatatatatttacaaccTAAGCATGCATTCTTAAACCTTATAGTCTAGTTTTGCTGATTTTTCAATTTAATATAACTGGAAGTACatagtattgatttttttctgtttttcttcttgtgaaTTTTTGACTAGAATATTTTTTGTACATCTATCATGTTCATGTTCTTTGCTGCATAAGGTActattgtatgaatatactacAGCTTTTTTACCCATCCTCTGTTTATGGGCATTGAGAAGATTTGATTTTGAAGAACACAACTTTAAACATTGTTGTATATGTATCTTGGTGCACTTAGAGTGATGATTTCTGCATCTAAAAGTCTTGTTGCTAATTCATAGTGTACTGCCAATGTTAGTAAGTGGTGTAatgcatttctaaaatgttgGTTCAATTATATTCACTGGCAGGATATAAGAACCTTTATTACTGGACATCTTTACTAATATTTGATATGCTTATCATCATTTTAGCCATATGGTACATTTATAATAGTAGTTCGTTGTGATTTTAGTTaccattttcaaataaataatcagattaaatcaaatttttacatatttatgatatgatacatttggattttttctattattttcattaatattatgaggtctttatatattttgatgtaATCTTTTTCTAGATTAtacacattaaaaatgttttctgccCTTTGTAGaatacttgaaatatttttaaagaatagataTCCTAATTAATCaaaattatcaaatatttaaataagtgcTAGTTGCTTCTGTTGCAGAAATTCAAGGAGGGGAGGGGCTCCCAGGGCCCAAGATTAAGCTCTTGTTTAAtactcagaaatgaattatctGAACAGAGGCACATGTGTTGACAAAGAAGAAACGGTATTAGAGAGGGAAAGGGGCACTGGGGCAGAAGAGCTGGGGCAGAAAGTGTAAGGGGACCCAAGAGAACTGCTGTATTATGTGGCTCAAAGTTTCAGGTTTCATGGTAATCGGCCTAGTTTCTGGGTTGGCCCTGGCCAACCATCTTTCTTGGCCCGTGTTTGCTCTAACTCAAGGATCATCATGGTGGCTCACACACCTCATAGCCTAGATGGATTCTAGCATTATGGGTAATTGGCAGTACATAtcatctcctttctcctccttttggCCCCTCTCTAGATttcctagttgtttttttttttttttttttttttttcagctagcACCATTtcctttatcagcaactctcttTGTGAGATAATTCATGCAACTGATTATCATTGTGCCTGGCCAAAGTAGGTGGTTTCAGTCAATAGTTTCAAACATTTCCACATTGATCTAGGAAATCTTTTCCTCTCATGTGTTTATCAACATAGTCATCTTATATAATGACATTCTTTCTTATTTAgactaaaattcatttaaaattgcttttcagTTGTAGGTGAAATAGAGagtattacatatttttaagCTTCATTATTAAAAATGGTATGTAATTAACTGTACATATTTAAAATGCACTATCCAATGAATCTTGGCATATGCACAAGCTCATAAAACCATTACCATTATCAACCCGTGACTCTCCCAAATTTCCTCATGTGCATTTATAATGCTGTACTTGGGTAGATACCCATCTTCAGGCAACCACATATCTATTTGAAATCACTAAATGTCAATTTgagtttctaaaattttatgtaaatgtgaGACAAGAGGGAAGGGAGcaggcacaacttttgaaagaattacATAGTCTGAGGACATGAAATAAACTGAtagaatcaaatgggtccaagatggtgAATGGCTTGACTTCCACTAAAACTTGAGCCTCACTATATGCTCATTGTAACACATCagtaagctaaatgacacacccacaggcaccATGACAATTTCAAGGCCATCAAAGACTAAAACGTGGGTAGTGGCtcagttcctggaaatctccaccccttccccaaaatggttggaataatcctcccactcattagcctatgaaattatccaTCCCATAAAAATTAGCCACAACATATTTTGAGGctgctctcaccttctgagatggtgCGCACTCTGTCTGTCAAGtgtatttctctctaaataatTCCACTTCTTACCTGTCagtttgtctctcactgaattcattgatgagacatcaagaatctgagcttcattaagtcccaAGATCAAGTGTGATCTCAGTTTAAAGACAATGAATTCAAGTCTCAATCTGGGTTTTGGCTGAGTTCAACTCCCAATCAGAGATACATGGTTTCAAATGTGGTAATACCATATGTAATTtcatttttggtcttttttttttttttttctccctctcactTACCTCAATTATTTTCCAAGGCATTCAtcaata
This sequence is a window from Bubalus kerabau isolate K-KA32 ecotype Philippines breed swamp buffalo chromosome 15, PCC_UOA_SB_1v2, whole genome shotgun sequence. Protein-coding genes within it:
- the LOC129628217 gene encoding olfactory receptor 52A5-like encodes the protein MLRPNGSVFTPSVLTLIGIPGLESVQCWIGIPFCFMYLMAVIGNTLILVIIKYENSLYSPMYIFLAMLGATDIALSMCILPKMLGIFWFHLTEISFDACLLQMWLIHTFKATESGVLLAMALDRYVAICNPLRHASIFSQKLLTHIGIGVILRAVILVAPCIVLIKYRLKFYRTTVISHSYCEHMAIVKLATEDVRINKILGLFVAFTILGFDISFITLSYVQIFVTVFQLPQKEARLKAFNTCIAHICVFLQFYLLGFFSFFTHRFGSHIPPYVHILLSSLYLFVPPFLNPIVYGVKTKQICDHVLKMIFSKRHPDH